From the Lepidochelys kempii isolate rLepKem1 chromosome 2, rLepKem1.hap2, whole genome shotgun sequence genome, one window contains:
- the LOC140905913 gene encoding transcription factor Sox-17-alpha-A-like produces the protein MSSPDAGYASSDDQTQARCSLPIMMPALGPCQWAESLSPLADAKVKSEAAPAGAASSRAKSESRIRRPMNAFMVWAKDERKRLAQQNPDLHNAELSKMLGKAWKALSLAEKRPFVEEAERLRVQHMQDHPNYKYRPRRRKQVKRLKRVESGFLPHGLAEAPGAELASEGSRMCVESLALPYPEQGYPAVQSALPPALGHYRDCQPLAAAFDGYNLPTPDPSPLDAAESEPAFFTPPLQDECQLAPYGYPAAEYPAHGAESQASAALRRHLPRAEPLGQLSSLQSLLGCQGPLHAYYGQLCQPAGPARAPQLPPQPCQPSPPPEAQQCREPLEHLSQDDLLGDVDRTEFEQYLHFACKPELGLHFQGHEAGLPAPDAHGPISSVVSDASTAVYYCAYPDA, from the exons ATGAGCAGCCCCGATGCGGGATACGCCAGCAGCGACGACCAGACGCAGGCAAGGTGCTCGCTCCCCATCATGATGCCGGCCCTGGGTCCCTGCCAGTGGGCAGAGTCCCTGAGCCCCCTCGCAGACGCCAAGGTGAAGAGTGAGGCGGCCCCGGCGGGGGCTGCGAGCAGCCGGGCCAAAAGCGAGTCCCGCATCCGCCGGCCCATGAACGCCTTCATGGTGTGGGCCAAGGACGAGCGCAAGCGGCTGGCGCAGCAGAACCCGGACCTGCACAACGCGGAGCTCAGCAAGATGCTGG GGAAGGCCTGGAAGGCGCTGTCGCTGGCGGAGAAGCGGCCGTTCGTGGAGGAGGCGGAGCGGCTGCGGGTGCAGCACATGCAGGACCATCCCAACTACAAGTACCGGCCGCGCCGGCGGAAGCAGGTGAAGCGCCTGAAGCGCGTGGAAAGCGGCTTCCTGCCGCACGGGCTGGCGGAGGCGCCGGGCGCCGAGCTGGCCAGCGAGGGCAGCAGGATGTGCGTGGAGAGCCTGGCCCTGCCCTACCCGGAGCAGGGCTACCCCGCCGTGCAGAGCGCGCTGCCCCCGGCGCTGGGCCACTACCGGGACTGCCAGCCCCTGGCTGCCGCCTTCGACGGCTACAACCTGCCGACCCCGGACCCCTCCCCGCTGGACGCGGCGGAGAGCGAGCCGGCCTTCTTCACGCCGCCCCTGCAGGACGAGTGTCAGCTGGCGCCCTACGGCTACCCCGCGGCCGAGTACCCCGCGCACGGCGCCGAGAGCCAGGCCAGCGCCGCGCTCCGCAGGCACCTGCCCCGCGCCGAGCCGCTGGGccagctcagctccctgcagagCCTGCTGGGCTGCCAGGGCCCCCTGCACGCCTACTACGGGCAGCTGTGCCAGCCCGCCGGCCCGGCCCGCGCTCCCCAGCTCCCGCCGCAGCCCTGCCAGCCCTCGCCGCCGCCCGAGGCgcagcagtgcagggagccccTGGAGCACCTGTCGCAGGACGACCTGCTGGGCGACGTGGATCGCACCGAATTCGAGCAGTACCTGCACTTCGCCTGCAAGCCCGAGCTCGGGCTCCACTTCCAGGGCCACGAAGCCGGCCTGCCCGCGCCGGACGCCCACGGGCCCATCTCCTCGGTGGTTTCGGACGCAAGTACTGCTGTGTATTACTGCGCTTACCCGGACGCCTAA